Proteins found in one Legionella pneumophila subsp. pascullei genomic segment:
- a CDS encoding ABC transporter substrate-binding protein: MKIITLLLALLTFRAFSNPVVNVYAWGGEIPKKVIQQFEQESGIKVNFSTYDSNETMYAKLRASQKAIYDVILPSAYFVERMQKQGMLQLLDHKQLPNLHNLDEQFVKNDYDPGNRYSIPIIWGATGIFFNHNSVANPPKTWQGLWDKKWRNQLMLLDDSREIFAIALMSLGFDPNDTNPNHIKAAYEHLLHLIPNIKLFASDSIQAIMIDEDAFLGSAWNGDAFKAHTENKAIEFIYPQDGFVIWVDCLAIPKNPPHLKEAYQFINYILKPETSAQIALKEGHAITNAAGRSLLPLVIKNNPVVYPPDKILKKGYFQRDIGEETLALYNQYWEQLKLAF, translated from the coding sequence ATGAAAATTATTACTTTGTTGCTTGCTCTTCTTACATTTAGGGCATTCTCCAATCCTGTCGTCAATGTCTATGCCTGGGGAGGTGAAATCCCTAAAAAAGTCATTCAACAATTTGAACAAGAGTCAGGAATTAAAGTTAATTTTTCGACTTATGATAGCAATGAAACCATGTACGCCAAGTTAAGAGCCAGTCAAAAGGCTATTTACGATGTCATCCTCCCCTCCGCCTATTTTGTAGAGCGCATGCAAAAACAAGGTATGTTGCAATTACTCGATCACAAACAACTTCCGAATCTTCATAATCTGGATGAACAATTTGTCAAGAATGATTATGATCCGGGCAACCGTTATAGTATACCCATCATCTGGGGAGCAACCGGTATTTTCTTTAATCATAATTCTGTAGCGAACCCGCCAAAAACCTGGCAAGGCTTATGGGATAAAAAGTGGCGTAATCAGTTAATGTTACTTGATGATTCACGCGAAATATTTGCTATAGCTTTGATGAGCCTGGGGTTTGATCCCAATGATACCAATCCAAACCACATAAAAGCAGCCTATGAGCATCTCTTGCACTTGATACCTAATATTAAGTTATTTGCCAGTGATAGCATTCAAGCCATCATGATAGATGAAGATGCTTTCCTTGGATCAGCATGGAATGGCGATGCCTTCAAAGCACATACAGAAAATAAAGCCATTGAGTTTATTTATCCTCAGGATGGTTTTGTGATTTGGGTGGATTGTTTGGCTATCCCTAAAAATCCACCTCACCTCAAAGAGGCGTATCAATTCATTAATTATATTCTGAAACCAGAGACAAGCGCTCAAATTGCACTAAAAGAAGGACATGCAATTACCAATGCAGCAGGAAGGTCTTTATTGCCATTAGTTATCAAAAATAACCCAGTGGTTTATCCGCCAGACAAAATACTAAAGAAGGGTTATTTTCAACGCGACATCGGCGAAGAAACACTGGCGCTTTATAATCAATATTGGGAACAATTAAAACTTGCTTTTTAG